TGGGAAAAGCGGCGCGCGATCAATTCGGCGATGGCGGTTTCGATGGCGGCGCCGGCGCGCTCGGTTCCGCCGCCACGCCATTCGATGCGGCAATCGGCGCCGTTCATCGCGGGATCGCTCGAGACGACGATGCGGCCTTCGAAACCTTCCTCCTGGGCGATCTCGGCCAGCCGGGAGCGCAGGAGCTCCGCGACGGCGGCGCTGGCGTGCAGGACGACGCGCGGTTCGCCCAACGCCTGGTGCAGCGCCTGGCGCAGCGTCTCCTCGACATCGGCGACGGGCAGCGCGTCGACCGCGGCGGCGGCGAGGCGGCGGGCGGCGGCGAGCCCGATCATCGCGGCTTCCCGGCGGACCTCCTCCGTCGCCTTGGCGGAGCGGGTGACGACCGCACGCAGGGATTCGACCAGCCGCGCCATCTCCTGCGCCTGGGCCTCGGCGGCGCGCACCTGGCCGGCCTTCAGGCCCTGTTCGCGGGCCCGGGCCGAGAGCTGGTCGATCTCGTCCGTCGTGTACGCCTTCTTCTGGCGCGCCCGCGCGGCATTGGAGACGAGATCGCCCTCGGGGCGGAACTCGGTGTCGAAGGTGTATTTCGCCGACATGCCCATCAATACACCAGCTCGTCTTCGGCATTGCCGTTGGCGATCATGATCTCGCCCTTGTTGGCGAGGTCCTTGGCGACGTTGACCATGCGCATCTGCGCCTCGTCGACGTCCTTGAGGCGCACCGGCCCCATCGCTTCCATGTCCTCGCGCAGGATCTTGCCGGCGCGCTCGCTCATGTTGGAGAAGAAGACGTCGCGCAGCGTGTCGGTCGAGCCCTTGAGCGCGAGGCCCAGCTTGTCCTTCTCGACATGGCGCAGCAGCGTCTGGATCGAGCCGGGATCGAGCTTGCCGAGGTCCTCGAAGGTGAACATCAGCGCCTTGATGCGCTCGGCCGAATCGCGGCTGCGCTCTTCCAGCGCGGTGACGAAGCGGCTTTCGGTCTGGCGGTCGAAATTGTTGAAGATCTCCGCCATGTGCTCATGGCTGTCGCGCCGCGCGGTGCGCGCGAGGTTCGACATGAACTCGACGCGCAGGGTCTGCTCGACCTTGTCGAGGATGTCCTTGGGCACCGATTCCATGCGCAGCATGCGCTGCACGACCTCCAGCGCGAATTCCTCGGGCAGGGCGCCGAGCACCCGCGCCGCATGTTCCGGCTTGATCTT
The nucleotide sequence above comes from Rhizomicrobium sp.. Encoded proteins:
- the fliG gene encoding flagellar motor switch protein FliG gives rise to the protein MAPRSKPTVKEDIRQLTGAERSAIIMLSLGEEHSAKLWQMMDEEEVKEVSQVMSTLGTVSSGLVEKLLVDFVSQMSGTGSLMGSYESTERLLSRMMPEEKVGQIMEEIRGPAGRTMWDKLANVNETVLANYLKNEYPQTVSVVLSKIKPEHAARVLGALPEEFALEVVQRMLRMESVPKDILDKVEQTLRVEFMSNLARTARRDSHEHMAEIFNNFDRQTESRFVTALEERSRDSAERIKALMFTFEDLGKLDPGSIQTLLRHVEKDKLGLALKGSTDTLRDVFFSNMSERAGKILREDMEAMGPVRLKDVDEAQMRMVNVAKDLANKGEIMIANGNAEDELVY
- a CDS encoding FliH/SctL family protein, whose amino-acid sequence is MGMSAKYTFDTEFRPEGDLVSNAARARQKKAYTTDEIDQLSARAREQGLKAGQVRAAEAQAQEMARLVESLRAVVTRSAKATEEVRREAAMIGLAAARRLAAAAVDALPVADVEETLRQALHQALGEPRVVLHASAAVAELLRSRLAEIAQEEGFEGRIVVSSDPAMNGADCRIEWRGGGTERAGAAIETAIAELIARRFSHPASED